A region from the Musa acuminata AAA Group cultivar baxijiao chromosome BXJ1-10, Cavendish_Baxijiao_AAA, whole genome shotgun sequence genome encodes:
- the LOC135595693 gene encoding protein REDUCED CHLOROPLAST COVERAGE 1-like, with protein MKSYGDLAVFYYRLQHTELALKYVKRALYLVHLTCGPSHPNTAATYINVAMMEEGLGNIHVALRYLHKALKCNQKLLGPDHIQTAASYHAIAIALSLMEAYPLSVQHEQTTLQILRAKLGPDDLRTQDAAAWLEYFESKAIEQQEAARNGTRKPDASIASKGHLRCAN; from the exons ATGAAGAGCTACGGCGACCTAGCTGTTTTTTACTACAGGCTTCAACATACTGAATTGGCTCTAAA GTATGTGAAACGTGCGTTGTATCTTGTGCATCTTACTTGTGGACCATCTCATCCAAACACAGCTGCTACATATATTAATGTGGCTATGATGGAGGAAGGCCTGGGAAATATACATGTGGCACTTAGATATCTTCATAAAGCTTTGAAATGCAATCAGAAGTTGCTTGGTCCTGACCACATTCAG ACCGCAGCAAGTTACCATGCGATAGCTATTGCACTATCCTTGATGGAAGCATATCCTTTGAGTGTTCAACATGAGCAAACAACATTACAAATACTTAGAGCAAAGCTTGGTCCAGATGACTTGCGTACTCAG GATGCTGCTGCCTGGCTTGAGTACTTTGAGTCAAAGGCTATTGAGCAGCAAGAAGCTGCTCGAAATGGTACGCGGAAGCCTGATGCATCTATTGCCAGCAAAGGCCACCTGAG ATGTGCCAACTGA
- the LOC135594798 gene encoding plasma membrane-associated cation-binding protein 1-like has translation MVNYWKSKVLPTIKKVFDRNGKKAAAAEACKSFDESKEDISKEFEEKKTDLRPKVVEIYETSAVEIKPSANTCFGRRQTLVKKPTGSGLKKKSTVVIKFIEELVKIEFPGSKPVSEAAAKYGPGLVSGPVIFLFEQVSTLLPAEEPPAPAEPAVESTSKDITPETAEEIKKEEAEAEVEEAPAPADPAPSDPSPETEKPAEPAAEPAKA, from the exons ATGGTGAATTACTGGAAGTCTAAAGTCCTTCCGACGATCAAGAAGGTGTTTGACAGGAACGGCAAGAAGGCTGCCGCCGCCGAGGCATGCAAGTCCTTCGACGAATCGAAG GAGgacatcagcaaggagttcgaagAGAAGAAGACTGACCTGCGGCCCAAAGTTGTGGAGATCTACGAAACTTCTGCCGTTGAAATCAAG CCTTCTGCAAATACTTGCTTTGGACGACGACAGACTCTGGTGAAGAAACCGACGGGGTCAGGACTGAAGAAGAAATCAACTGTTGTGATCAAGTTCATCGAGGAACTAGTGAAGATCG AGTTCCCTGGCTCGAAGCCGGTGAGCGAGGCTGCCGCCAAGTACGGCCCCGGCCTCGTCTCCGGTCCCGTGATCTTCCTCTTCGAGCAGGTGTCCACCTTACTCCCCGCAGAGGAGCCGCCTGCTCCCGCCGAACCGGCCGTCGAGAGCACCAGCAAGGATATTACACCGGAAACCGCGGAGGAGATCAAGAAGGAAGAGGCTGAGGCGGAGGTGGAAGAGGCACCTGCCCCGGCCGACCCGGCTCCCTCGGACCCCTCCCCGGAGACGGAGAAACCGGCCGAGCCAGCGGCTGAACCCGCCAAGGCTTGA
- the LOC135595690 gene encoding plasma membrane-associated cation-binding protein 1-like, translating to MVNYWKSKVLPTIKKVFDRNGKKAAAAEACKSFDESKEDISKEFEEKKTDLQPKVVEIYEASAVEIKTLVKKPTGSGLKKKSTVVIKFIEELVKIEFPGSKPVSEAAAKYGPGLVSGPVIFLFEQVSTLLPAEEPPAPAEPAVESTSKDITPETAEEIKKEEAEAEVEEAPAPADPAPSDPSPETEKPAEPAAEPAKA from the exons ATGGTGAATTACTGGAAGTCTAAAGTCCTTCCGACGATCAAGAAGGTGTTTGACAGGAACGGCAAGAAGGCTGCCGCCGCCGAGGCATGCAAGTCCTTCGACGAATCGAAG GAGgacatcagcaaggagttcgaagAGAAGAAGACTGACCTGCAGCCCAAAGTTGTGGAGATCTACGAAGCTTCTGCCGTTGAAATCAAG ACTCTGGTGAAGAAACCGACGGGGTCAGGACTGAAGAAGAAATCAACTGTTGTGATCAAGTTCATCGAGGAACTAGTGAAGATCG AGTTCCCTGGCTCGAAGCCGGTGAGCGAGGCTGCCGCCAAGTACGGCCCCGGCCTCGTCTCCGGTCCCGTGATCTTCCTCTTCGAGCAGGTGTCCACCTTACTCCCCGCAGAGGAGCCGCCTGCTCCCGCCGAACCGGCCGTCGAGAGCACCAGCAAGGATATTACACCGGAAACCGCGGAGGAGATCAAGAAGGAAGAGGCTGAGGCGGAGGTGGAAGAGGCACCTGCCCCGGCCGACCCGGCTCCCTCGGACCCCTCCCCGGAGACGGAGAAACCGGCCGAGCCAGCGGCTGAACCCGCCAAGGCTTGA